Below is a genomic region from Pseudomonas extremaustralis.
GTTGATAGATATAGCCACCCACACCCACTACCCAACTATTGCCAAGCCCCCAACCTATAGAATAGTCGACGTGAAACTCCTGACCTGATGTGTAATCGGTAGCGTGATTTTTCAGATTGAAGTCATACATGATTTTCGCATCGGCATTCAAACCCTCGGGATCGATATACGATAATGCCAAGACGGGTTGGATATCCCAGTAGTTGCGACCGATATTGGCGATGTCGTGGCGATCGTATTCACCCGTCGGCGCCATAACATCGAGGGCTACGATGGCTTGTAGCTTATCGCTCATATGATAGCCAAGCGCCGTCCCGAACGTCATATCGCCCAACCCTTGCTTGCTTTGCGACTGGCCATTGACGTCTACCTTGAGGTCAACCAATGGCATGATGGTATGAAATGCCAGGGAACCACCCAGTATCTGCTGATCACTCACCCATATGAAACGCGGATCAATAGAGCTGGCCCGCACTCGAAAGTCGACCGGAAGTTTTGCCCCATCGTTACCGCGTAAAGAGTCCGCGTCGTAATGGCTAGCGTAAACAATGGCGTAGAATCCTGGCGGAGGCATGGCTCCACTCATGTAGTTTTCAACACCCAT
It encodes:
- a CDS encoding SphA family protein; the protein is MPTNKNNMKTSKTTAWINILGGLLCVSLGVLAAGLSGNAQATESGGSSYPMGVENYMSGAMPPPGFYAIVYASHYDADSLRGNDGAKLPVDFRVRASSIDPRFIWVSDQQILGGSLAFHTIMPLVDLKVDVNGQSQSKQGLGDMTFGTALGYHMSDKLQAIVALDVMAPTGEYDRHDIANIGRNYWDIQPVLALSYIDPEGLNADAKIMYDFNLKNHATDYTSGQEFHVDYSIGWGLGNSWVVGVGGYIYQQTTDDRQNGERVENNKGHALAIGPSIKYTNRKGWFITAKWQQESNVKNRAEGDAYWLKLTMPF